The following coding sequences are from one uncultured Desulfobacter sp. window:
- a CDS encoding glycosyltransferase family 4 protein, translated as MKVLVLYDYPASPGGLATQGELLYRGLKEMGVDAYPVNFESAQEKEWYYRWFKPDVVLGVGYWGHTPDLILHPQQYGVQPVPWLVADGYISNYREILNSLPLILVTSNWVKEVYIRDGINPDIIEVLPVGCDTDAFHPMDRADPKVAAVRQSLGVAPDDMMILTVGGDAASKGALEVMQALAINNPKAPPWKYVCKVWPQERTEVQNASDHTLSNQLGISLNIINVMNRLSRNFMPHLINACDIYAAPSRLEGFGMPQVEAGACGKPVIGIKAMGMLDTLVHGETALLAEIAQEILLKETMVFAETDSKERQKIVFPSPRTVDYRASVHDIATYLMDLMESPDLRQKLGEAARKRVVEQFDYKVVAKRSVEIISTRLGIS; from the coding sequence ATGAAAGTATTGGTTTTATATGACTATCCAGCCTCCCCCGGCGGATTGGCCACACAGGGAGAATTGTTATACAGAGGTTTAAAGGAAATGGGAGTGGATGCGTATCCTGTAAATTTTGAATCGGCCCAGGAAAAAGAGTGGTACTACAGATGGTTTAAACCGGATGTGGTTCTCGGGGTCGGGTATTGGGGGCATACCCCGGATTTAATTCTTCATCCCCAGCAGTATGGCGTTCAGCCTGTCCCCTGGCTGGTTGCAGACGGTTATATTTCAAATTATCGTGAAATATTAAACAGTCTGCCGCTCATTTTGGTGACATCAAACTGGGTGAAAGAGGTGTATATCCGGGACGGTATCAATCCAGATATTATTGAGGTGCTGCCCGTGGGATGTGATACAGACGCGTTTCATCCCATGGATAGGGCAGATCCCAAGGTGGCGGCGGTAAGACAATCATTGGGGGTTGCTCCGGATGACATGATGATTTTAACCGTTGGCGGGGATGCTGCTTCCAAGGGGGCCCTGGAAGTGATGCAGGCCCTGGCCATCAATAACCCCAAAGCCCCTCCCTGGAAATATGTCTGCAAGGTCTGGCCCCAGGAAAGGACCGAGGTACAGAATGCATCTGATCATACACTGTCCAACCAGCTTGGGATCAGCCTGAACATCATCAATGTGATGAATCGATTATCCAGAAATTTCATGCCTCATTTAATAAATGCCTGCGATATTTATGCGGCCCCGTCACGACTGGAAGGGTTTGGCATGCCTCAGGTTGAGGCTGGTGCCTGTGGAAAACCGGTAATTGGAATAAAGGCCATGGGAATGCTGGATACCCTGGTCCATGGGGAAACCGCTCTTTTGGCCGAAATCGCCCAGGAAATTCTCTTAAAGGAAACCATGGTATTCGCCGAAACCGATTCAAAGGAAAGGCAGAAGATCGTTTTTCCAAGTCCCCGCACTGTTGATTATCGCGCCAGTGTTCATGATATTGCCACTTATTTGATGGATTTAATGGAAAGCCCTGATCTGCGCCAAAAATTGGGTGAAG
- a CDS encoding PIG-L family deacetylase: MNMSSLFNFKKIAVIVAHPDDETLWCGGLILMNPQCDWTIICLCRGNDLDRAPKFSAALTLYGATGAMGNLDDGPEQKTITQNHIKKDLRLLLPPVYFDLIITHSPAGEYTRHKRHEEIGRTVSDSWEQNILNAGELWLFAYEDHNTTGYPRAIQHADRIVELSEPIRLKKYKMITRTYGFSKESFEAMTTPKREAFWCFKKGEKNESIGFI; encoded by the coding sequence ATGAATATGAGCAGCCTGTTTAATTTTAAGAAAATTGCCGTCATTGTCGCCCACCCCGACGATGAAACATTATGGTGCGGGGGGCTGATCTTGATGAATCCCCAGTGCGACTGGACCATCATCTGTCTTTGTCGGGGCAATGATTTGGACCGGGCACCGAAATTTTCTGCCGCGTTAACCCTTTACGGCGCAACCGGGGCCATGGGGAACCTTGACGACGGCCCGGAACAAAAAACGATCACTCAAAATCATATCAAAAAAGACCTTCGATTATTATTACCCCCGGTTTATTTTGATTTGATTATCACCCACAGCCCGGCCGGCGAATACACCCGGCATAAAAGGCATGAGGAAATCGGCCGGACCGTGTCAGATTCATGGGAGCAAAATATTTTAAATGCAGGTGAATTATGGCTTTTTGCCTATGAAGACCATAACACAACCGGTTATCCCCGGGCGATTCAGCATGCCGACAGGATCGTTGAACTTTCAGAACCGATCCGGCTTAAAAAATATAAGATGATCACCCGGACCTACGGATTTTCAAAAGAGAGTTTTGAAGCAATGACAACACCGAAAAGAGAGGCTTTTTGGTGTTTTAAAAAGGGAGAGAAAAATGAAAGTATTGGTTTTATATGA
- a CDS encoding SIS domain-containing protein, with product MNKKESKYQNYFLVREMLEVKAVLAAMAPLQIFDFVKHIKHKRVLLTGEGSSRIFPAKKVIYDARHHDYKESIITEGASQSAEYDLDDHTVFIASNSGRTKESVKLLETLKKRNHKNIMAIVAHKDSVLMNGADYTYLLRSGHENAVAATKTVIEQALFYDILFRKSNLKDLPDLNETGVLIDQVLKQKIPETIVNQLVASDMIYFSGRNNGVSEELALKANEIVGKKSDYLEGTYAVHGIEEVMSKNEVIILIDPFPEQEAKIQKTLVETIGVIVIAISTRKTSFPTLQIPDLGEFNPYLQLAMGWNLLIETALELKMDLDHPKRARKIGNEYEQPV from the coding sequence ATGAACAAAAAAGAGAGCAAGTATCAAAACTATTTCCTTGTCAGGGAAATGCTGGAGGTTAAAGCCGTATTGGCTGCCATGGCGCCTTTGCAGATTTTTGATTTTGTAAAACACATTAAACACAAGCGAGTATTATTAACCGGTGAAGGCTCGTCACGGATTTTTCCGGCAAAGAAAGTGATTTATGACGCCCGGCATCACGACTATAAAGAGAGCATCATAACAGAAGGGGCAAGTCAGTCCGCAGAATATGATCTTGATGACCATACGGTTTTTATCGCTTCCAATTCAGGCAGAACAAAAGAGAGTGTAAAATTACTTGAAACCTTGAAAAAGAGAAACCATAAAAATATTATGGCCATTGTGGCCCATAAAGATTCGGTACTGATGAATGGGGCAGATTATACCTATCTTTTAAGAAGTGGTCATGAGAATGCTGTGGCTGCAACAAAAACAGTGATTGAACAGGCATTGTTTTACGATATTCTGTTCCGAAAATCCAATCTTAAGGATCTTCCGGATTTAAACGAGACCGGGGTTCTCATCGACCAGGTGCTGAAACAAAAGATTCCTGAAACCATTGTCAATCAATTGGTCGCTTCCGATATGATCTATTTTTCAGGCAGAAATAACGGTGTTTCAGAAGAATTGGCGCTGAAAGCCAATGAAATTGTCGGAAAAAAATCAGATTACCTGGAAGGCACCTATGCGGTCCATGGAATTGAAGAGGTCATGTCCAAAAATGAAGTGATCATCCTGATAGATCCTTTCCCGGAACAAGAAGCCAAAATACAGAAAACCTTGGTAGAGACAATTGGTGTGATCGTCATTGCCATATCCACCCGGAAAACATCTTTCCCGACGCTGCAGATACCGGATTTAGGAGAATTTAATCCCTATCTGCAATTGGCCATGGGCTGGAATTTATTAATTGAAACCGCGTTGGAACTCAAGATGGATCTGGATCATCCCAAAAGAGCAAGGAAGATCGGCAATGAATATGAGCAGCCTGTTTAA